The Camelina sativa cultivar DH55 chromosome 14, Cs, whole genome shotgun sequence genome includes a window with the following:
- the LOC104738714 gene encoding germin-like protein subfamily 2 member 2 yields MMISRISIIVVLSYIITSTSAYDPDALQDLCVADKSHGTKLNGFPCKETSNITASDFFFAGISKPAVINSTSGSAVTGANVEKIPGLNTLSVSLARIDYAPGGLNPPHTHPRATEVVYVLEGELEVGFITTANKLFSKTIKIGEVFVFPRGLVHFQKNNGKSPASVLSAFNSQLPGTVSVAAALFATEPALPEDVLTKTFQVGTKMVDKIKERLATKK; encoded by the exons ATGATGATTTCAAGAATTTCTATTATCGTCGTGTTATCTTATATTATCACTTCAACTAGTGCATATGATCCTGATGCTCTTCAAGATCTCTGCGTTGCCGATAAATCTCACG GAACCAAACTGAATGGATTTCCATGCAAGGAAACGTCAAACATCACGGCGTCAGACTTCTTCTTCGCCGGAATCTCAAAACCCGCCGTCATAAACTCCACCTCCGGCTCCGCTGTGACGGGAGCCAATGTGGAGAAGATCCCAGGCCTCAACACTCTCTCGGTGTCCTTAGCGCGTATAGACTATGCGCCGGGCGGTTTAAACCCACCTCACACTCACCCACGAGCCACAGAAGTTGTCTACGTCCTCGAAGGAGAGCTCGAAGTTGGGTTTATTACGACGGCGAATAAGCTTTTCTCTAAAACCATAAAGATTGGTGAAGTTTTCGTTTTTCCAAGAGGGCTCGTGCATTTTCAGAAGAATAACGGGAAATCTCCAGCGTCGGTTTTGTCGGCGTTTAATAGTCAGTTGCCGGGGACGGTTTCCGTTGCGGCGGCGCTTTTTGCGACGGAGCCTGCGTTGCCGGAAGATGTGTTGACTAAGACTTTTCAGGTGGGAACTAAGATGGTTGATAAGATTAAGGAAAGGCTAGCCactaaaaaataa